A single window of Undibacterium sp. 5I1 DNA harbors:
- a CDS encoding C40 family peptidase, whose protein sequence is MLIQISRSPRKVKLVLSLLLASTLQFSFCSPSFSADNPFPESSTAYTKLQELRERASSLTIKAMDMLGIRYKRGGNTPENGLDCSGFVRLVFKDALGTDLPRTSNEISKVGEKIDQKDLQPGDLVFYNTLRRGFSHVGIYLGDNKFIHSPSAGGQVRVESMDIAYWKKRFNGARRINDDEKN, encoded by the coding sequence CGCTCTCCCAGGAAAGTCAAATTAGTCTTATCCCTACTTCTAGCAAGCACTCTGCAATTTTCTTTTTGCAGTCCAAGCTTCAGCGCCGACAACCCCTTCCCCGAATCCTCTACGGCTTACACCAAATTGCAAGAACTGCGTGAACGCGCATCTAGCCTGACGATTAAGGCAATGGACATGCTTGGCATCCGCTACAAACGCGGCGGCAATACGCCAGAAAATGGTTTAGATTGCAGCGGTTTTGTGCGTTTGGTATTTAAAGACGCGCTGGGGACAGACTTACCAAGAACCTCGAACGAGATCAGCAAAGTTGGCGAAAAAATTGACCAAAAAGATTTACAGCCCGGCGACCTAGTTTTTTACAATACGTTGCGGCGCGGCTTCTCCCATGTGGGAATTTATTTGGGCGACAACAAGTTTATTCACTCCCCCTCAGCTGGTGGTCAGGTAAGAGTAGAAAGCATGGATATAGCTTATTGGAAAAAACGCTTTAACGGCGCTAGAAGGATTAACGATGACGAAAAGAATTGA
- a CDS encoding patatin-like phospholipase family protein — protein MRSFGSSLLLIGLSACVTTSPPVTVAPVIPVAPILKVPKTIRIGLALGGGAARGFAHIGVIKALESQGIVPDIIVGTSAGSVVGAMYAAGNNGFALQKMALDMDEATISDWSLPLFAKSSGVLKGDALQNYVNKMVVQVPIERLKKPFGAVATDLHTGLPILFQRGNTGLAVRASSAVPGVFQPVRINDRLYVDGGLVSPVPVRFAREMGADFVIAVNISSQPDAQSASSSLDVLLQTFTIMGQSLNQFELKNADVVIRPDLASMKGNDFAGRNLAILAGEKVTMSMMTDIKQKIRMMQDR, from the coding sequence GTGAGAAGTTTCGGTAGCAGTTTGTTGTTGATTGGCTTATCTGCATGCGTGACGACTTCGCCGCCTGTGACTGTGGCACCAGTCATTCCAGTTGCGCCAATTTTGAAAGTGCCTAAAACAATACGCATTGGTTTAGCTTTAGGTGGTGGCGCGGCTCGTGGTTTTGCACATATTGGCGTCATCAAGGCTCTGGAATCACAAGGGATTGTCCCGGATATTATTGTGGGTACCAGCGCGGGTAGTGTGGTTGGGGCGATGTATGCAGCGGGAAACAATGGTTTTGCGTTGCAGAAAATGGCTTTGGATATGGATGAGGCAACGATTTCTGATTGGTCTTTACCTTTGTTCGCCAAATCTAGCGGAGTTCTCAAAGGCGATGCCTTGCAAAACTATGTGAATAAGATGGTAGTGCAGGTGCCGATTGAACGTTTGAAAAAGCCATTTGGTGCCGTCGCAACTGATTTACATACGGGCTTGCCTATTCTGTTCCAACGAGGGAATACCGGTTTGGCAGTGCGCGCATCTTCTGCGGTGCCGGGCGTATTTCAGCCAGTTAGAATTAATGATAGGTTATATGTGGACGGTGGCTTAGTTTCTCCTGTCCCAGTGCGGTTCGCCCGCGAGATGGGAGCCGATTTTGTGATTGCTGTGAATATTTCTTCGCAACCGGATGCACAATCTGCCTCTAGTTCGCTGGATGTGCTGCTACAAACTTTTACCATCATGGGGCAAAGTTTGAATCAGTTTGAATTAAAGAATGCAGATGTAGTGATCCGACCTGACTTGGCGAGTATGAAGGGTAATGATTTTGCCGGTAGAAATTTGGCGATATTGGCAGGTGAGAAGGTAACTATGTCGATGATGACGGATATCAAGCAAAAAATCCGTATGATGCAAGATAGATGA
- a CDS encoding TAXI family TRAP transporter solute-binding subunit has translation MQKIKFTLFSVRALLIAFGPMILAVLLVCGVGYWLVDPAPPRTIDFATGQENSPYQRFAKQYADELAKNDITIRFQATQGSQENLKLISDPDSEIELGFVQSGSTNEADALDKGLVSLGSLFYEPIWIFYRGTKEISTLNQFKGKHINVGPDGTGVARLFKQILSVNGMEATDVHLSSLEDTPATVALLDGTIDVLVFSSASDSPLLQMLLQTPGIQLFDFAQAEAYTRRFPFLSHVVLPRGIVDLGKNIPAKDYHLISPTATLVAHESLHPALISLLLQAAHKIHGGAGWFQKQGEFPSDKYIEIPVAEQAEKFYKNGPPFLQRYLSFWLANFVERMWVVIVALGALILPLSKIIPPLYVWRIRSRVYRWYGQLMMVEQAIDNVSPDQRQQVFSDQLKMLDEIEEKVNRISIPLSYAVELYGLRSHINFVRKRVEGLMTV, from the coding sequence ATGCAAAAAATCAAATTCACATTGTTTTCTGTCCGAGCTCTGCTGATCGCTTTTGGTCCTATGATCCTGGCGGTATTGCTAGTTTGTGGCGTTGGATATTGGCTGGTCGATCCAGCGCCGCCGCGCACAATTGATTTTGCGACAGGGCAGGAGAATAGTCCTTATCAACGCTTTGCCAAACAGTACGCCGACGAGTTGGCGAAAAATGATATTACAATCCGCTTCCAGGCGACTCAAGGTTCTCAGGAAAACTTAAAACTGATCAGCGATCCCGACTCTGAGATAGAACTCGGTTTTGTCCAAAGCGGCTCTACTAACGAGGCCGATGCTTTGGATAAGGGATTGGTATCTTTAGGCAGTTTATTTTATGAGCCGATCTGGATTTTTTATCGCGGCACCAAAGAAATCAGCACCCTCAATCAGTTTAAAGGTAAGCACATTAATGTAGGACCAGATGGCACTGGCGTAGCGCGTTTGTTTAAGCAGATATTGTCAGTCAATGGCATGGAAGCTACAGACGTCCATTTGTCCAGCCTGGAAGATACACCCGCGACGGTAGCACTGTTGGACGGCACTATAGACGTGCTGGTATTTAGCTCGGCATCAGATTCACCGCTGCTGCAAATGTTGTTGCAAACACCGGGTATCCAGCTTTTTGATTTTGCACAGGCGGAAGCTTATACCCGGCGTTTTCCATTTTTATCTCATGTGGTACTGCCGCGTGGCATCGTTGATCTGGGTAAAAATATTCCAGCTAAGGATTACCATTTAATTTCGCCAACGGCAACCTTAGTCGCCCATGAAAGTCTGCACCCTGCGTTGATCAGTTTGCTGCTACAGGCAGCGCATAAAATTCATGGTGGCGCTGGCTGGTTCCAAAAGCAAGGTGAATTTCCTTCTGATAAATACATAGAAATCCCCGTGGCAGAGCAGGCGGAAAAATTCTATAAAAATGGACCGCCATTTTTGCAGCGTTATCTGAGTTTTTGGTTAGCCAATTTTGTAGAACGTATGTGGGTCGTGATTGTCGCGCTGGGAGCCTTGATTTTGCCGTTGTCAAAAATTATCCCACCGCTGTATGTCTGGCGTATTCGTTCGCGCGTATATCGCTGGTACGGTCAGCTGATGATGGTAGAGCAGGCGATTGATAACGTCAGTCCTGATCAGCGTCAGCAAGTTTTCTCGGATCAATTAAAAATGCTTGATGAGATAGAAGAGAAGGTCAATCGCATTTCTATCCCGCTGTCTTATGCTGTAGAGCTTTACGGCTTGCGCAGCCATATCAACTTTGTTCGCAAGCGGGTAGAAGGTTTGATGACAGTGTAG
- a CDS encoding competence/damage-inducible protein A, translating into MAIGLIIIGDEILSGKRADKHLPKVIELLTARGLQLDWAEYIGDDRTRITSTLERSFAGNDIVFVTGGIGATPDDHTRQCAAAALHLPIVLHPEAKTLIEQRITDMLIEAGKPVDLNLPENLHRLKMGEFPQGAQIIPNPYNKIPGFAIQNHYFVPGFPVMAWPMLEWVLDSHYSHLFHQHARAEKSVLVFDAMESTLTPMMEALESQYPLIKVFSLPSVGNHQIRRHIELGVKGEPQQVEAAFDAMLKGLDGFQAEYVPA; encoded by the coding sequence ATGGCGATCGGTCTTATCATTATTGGCGACGAAATTTTATCTGGCAAACGTGCGGATAAACATTTGCCCAAAGTAATTGAGCTATTAACTGCGCGTGGTCTGCAACTGGATTGGGCAGAATATATTGGCGATGATCGCACTCGCATCACATCCACGCTAGAGCGCTCTTTTGCCGGTAACGATATTGTATTTGTTACAGGTGGTATCGGCGCTACACCGGATGACCATACCCGCCAATGTGCGGCAGCAGCATTGCATTTGCCGATTGTTTTACACCCGGAAGCAAAAACCTTAATTGAACAAAGAATTACCGATATGCTGATCGAAGCTGGTAAGCCGGTTGACTTGAATTTGCCAGAGAATTTGCATCGTCTGAAGATGGGGGAGTTTCCACAAGGCGCACAAATTATCCCCAATCCGTATAACAAGATTCCCGGGTTTGCGATTCAAAATCATTACTTTGTACCAGGCTTCCCTGTAATGGCATGGCCAATGCTGGAGTGGGTACTTGATTCGCATTACTCACATTTGTTCCATCAGCACGCCAGGGCGGAAAAATCGGTTTTGGTATTTGATGCGATGGAATCGACGCTAACGCCAATGATGGAAGCGTTGGAATCACAATACCCTTTAATCAAAGTATTTAGTTTGCCCAGCGTTGGTAATCATCAGATACGCAGGCATATAGAGCTGGGTGTCAAAGGTGAGCCACAACAAGTCGAGGCTGCTTTTGATGCGATGTTAAAAGGCTTAGATGGCTTTCAGGCGGAATACGTCCCAGCCTGA
- a CDS encoding EI24 domain-containing protein — MRRLLHVGSSMGRAFVGQFHPRMLMLTLLPLIVSLLLWSGLMWWGLQSLIDFIQESLLQHDGFRLAGDFLAVLGALALKTVLAPLLAMWLLLPLMIVTTLICIGVFAMPMISRHVQKRDYPHLEARHGGSLFGSLWHALSSFLIFVLLWFVCLPLLFVPVVNVVVHAVLWGWLTYRVMAYDALSEHADAAERIALLRTHRWPLLMIGTMAGALGAAPSMMWLGGVLAIVFLPMLAALAIGLYILIFVFCGLWFQYYCLNSLALLRSKAQADEIVDK; from the coding sequence ATGCGCCGCTTACTGCATGTAGGCAGCTCTATGGGGCGCGCTTTTGTTGGCCAATTTCATCCTCGTATGTTGATGCTGACCTTGTTGCCCTTGATCGTCTCCTTATTGTTATGGAGCGGATTAATGTGGTGGGGCTTACAAAGTCTGATCGATTTTATTCAAGAATCTTTGTTGCAGCACGATGGATTTCGGCTGGCGGGTGATTTCCTCGCAGTGCTCGGTGCTTTAGCATTAAAGACGGTACTAGCACCCTTACTGGCAATGTGGCTACTGCTGCCGCTGATGATCGTGACGACGCTCATTTGTATTGGCGTATTTGCGATGCCGATGATTTCTCGCCATGTACAAAAACGTGATTATCCTCATCTGGAGGCCAGACACGGCGGCTCTTTATTTGGCAGCTTATGGCACGCTTTGTCCTCGTTTTTAATTTTTGTATTGCTCTGGTTTGTTTGCCTGCCTTTGTTGTTTGTGCCGGTCGTCAATGTGGTAGTACATGCCGTTTTATGGGGTTGGTTGACCTACCGCGTAATGGCTTATGATGCGTTATCAGAGCACGCCGATGCAGCCGAGCGTATTGCTTTGTTACGTACACATCGCTGGCCTTTATTAATGATCGGCACGATGGCTGGCGCTTTGGGCGCTGCACCTAGCATGATGTGGTTAGGCGGCGTATTGGCAATTGTATTTTTGCCGATGCTGGCCGCATTGGCGATAGGCCTGTATATCTTGATTTTTGTGTTTTGTGGACTATGGTTTCAGTACTATTGTTTGAACTCACTTGCGTTGTTGCGTAGCAAAGCACAAGCAGATGAAATAGTAGATAAATAA
- a CDS encoding sterol desaturase family protein has protein sequence MNFLDLFASLQAWIFETLVQPIIFFMGLGEFTEDAFEGVEWFLIGVCELLILFVLLRPLEALIPVHRFSDRNARWNDFIYTALHRLGIFSLLIFVLLDPALDALTGVLHLEGVNPFNLDNLWPGLVDYPVLVFIVYLVVLDFFDYWYHRASHQFNWWWALHSLHHSQRDMNLWSDNRNHLLDDFIRDVYMGLIAIAIGVQPGQYALLIVISRMVESLQHANIRLHFGAIGERLLVSPRYHRTHHAIGIGHESQGSGTLGGHNFAVLFPIWDMLFGTTLFSKEFSMTGIRDQLPSPDGRSGREYGRGFWSQQSLGLKRLFGLDHQTAKPMNAQTDRQTGFNKEAS, from the coding sequence ATGAACTTCCTCGATCTATTCGCATCGCTGCAAGCCTGGATTTTTGAAACACTGGTACAGCCTATAATTTTTTTTATGGGGCTGGGCGAATTTACTGAAGATGCGTTTGAAGGCGTTGAATGGTTTTTGATTGGCGTGTGTGAACTACTGATTTTATTTGTGCTCTTGCGTCCGCTGGAGGCTTTGATTCCTGTGCATCGATTTAGTGATCGTAATGCTCGCTGGAATGATTTTATTTATACCGCTTTGCATCGCCTCGGTATTTTCTCTTTACTGATCTTTGTCTTGCTTGATCCAGCGCTAGATGCGTTGACTGGTGTCTTACATTTAGAAGGTGTCAATCCTTTTAATCTTGACAATCTCTGGCCAGGTTTGGTCGATTACCCTGTATTGGTTTTTATAGTGTATCTGGTGGTGCTGGATTTTTTTGACTACTGGTATCACCGCGCCTCGCATCAGTTTAATTGGTGGTGGGCTTTGCATAGTTTGCACCATAGTCAGCGAGATATGAACTTATGGAGCGATAACCGTAATCACTTGCTGGATGATTTTATTCGTGACGTGTATATGGGTTTAATCGCGATTGCGATTGGCGTGCAGCCGGGACAATATGCTTTGCTAATTGTGATCTCGCGTATGGTCGAGAGCTTGCAACACGCGAATATTCGTTTGCATTTTGGCGCCATAGGCGAACGCTTGCTGGTATCGCCACGCTACCATCGCACTCACCATGCGATAGGTATTGGACACGAGTCGCAGGGGAGTGGCACCTTAGGCGGACACAACTTTGCTGTGCTGTTCCCGATCTGGGATATGCTGTTTGGTACCACTTTATTTAGTAAGGAATTTTCTATGACAGGCATCCGCGATCAATTGCCATCACCAGATGGCAGAAGTGGCAGAGAATATGGTCGTGGCTTCTGGTCGCAACAAAGTCTGGGTTTGAAACGACTATTTGGATTAGACCATCAGACCGCTAAACCGATGAACGCGCAAACAGATCGACAAACTGGTTTCAATAAGGAGGCAAGTTAA
- a CDS encoding polysaccharide deacetylase family protein has product MVSAAEINNGAACKAKIYLTFDTGSQSQAELIANTLRQHHIKATFFLANEKTIKGDYSLDLSWAPFWKKLVEDGHSFGTHTFDHVYVVRDLSDGRIEVKPQFGNSAGKKLVWTPRQYCDELKRVDQRFQQLTGRPLDHYWRAPGGKLTKNLLSAGQACGYAHVGWAPAGFSGDELSSEAWSNPVLLQRVLSQIKDGDIFMAHMGIWSRKQAWMPENLQPLLTGLEAKGYCFATLREHLMYKAAQ; this is encoded by the coding sequence ATGGTCAGCGCTGCTGAAATTAATAATGGCGCTGCATGCAAGGCAAAGATTTATCTCACGTTTGATACCGGTAGTCAGTCGCAAGCAGAATTGATCGCCAATACCCTGCGCCAGCATCACATCAAGGCGACGTTTTTTCTAGCGAATGAAAAGACCATTAAGGGCGATTATTCTCTTGACCTAAGTTGGGCGCCTTTTTGGAAGAAACTGGTTGAGGACGGTCATTCCTTCGGTACGCATACCTTTGATCACGTTTATGTAGTCCGTGATCTGAGTGATGGACGGATAGAAGTCAAACCGCAGTTTGGTAATTCTGCGGGAAAAAAATTAGTCTGGACCCCGCGGCAATATTGCGATGAATTAAAACGGGTCGATCAGCGTTTTCAGCAATTAACAGGACGCCCGCTAGATCATTATTGGCGTGCGCCTGGTGGCAAGCTCACTAAGAACTTACTCAGCGCCGGTCAAGCCTGCGGTTACGCCCATGTTGGCTGGGCGCCTGCCGGATTTTCTGGCGATGAATTATCTAGTGAGGCCTGGAGCAATCCGGTCTTATTGCAACGCGTATTAAGTCAGATCAAAGACGGTGATATTTTTATGGCGCATATGGGCATCTGGTCACGTAAGCAAGCCTGGATGCCAGAAAATTTGCAGCCTCTGCTAACAGGACTTGAGGCCAAAGGCTATTGCTTTGCAACTTTACGTGAACATCTTATGTATAAAGCGGCTCAATAA
- a CDS encoding YncE family protein, which translates to MLSRILCLLLFVLSSFSVIAPQAEAGIVVVLNSRDATVSLLDQESQKEISTYAIGKEPHHLMATPDNKSVIVANAVGNELVFLDPKTGQVQRRMKDIADPYQIGFSPDQKWFVSNSLRLDRVDFYQYDGKDLSLVKRVPLAKLPSHMAFDAASTTVFITHQGSDQVSAIDLITQKVKWTLPVGKLPAGIAMTPDDKYLLVGIMGSDYVEVIDWRAQKTIKRIKTGAGAHNFRALGDKRNTFVSNRVSNTINIIDQISLENVATIDVPGGPDCMELSADGKTLWVTLRWIKKVAVIDVPSKKVLKLIPVGRSPHGVYFMDHAPRV; encoded by the coding sequence ATGCTTAGTCGTATTTTGTGTTTGCTGTTGTTCGTGTTGTCTTCGTTCTCCGTTATTGCACCACAAGCAGAGGCTGGCATTGTTGTAGTGCTTAATTCCCGCGATGCCACAGTCAGCCTGCTGGATCAAGAGTCCCAAAAAGAAATCAGCACCTATGCCATCGGTAAAGAGCCACATCATTTGATGGCAACACCCGACAATAAATCGGTAATCGTCGCTAATGCTGTTGGTAATGAATTGGTTTTTCTGGACCCGAAAACAGGCCAGGTGCAGCGCCGCATGAAGGATATTGCCGATCCTTATCAAATTGGATTTTCGCCTGACCAAAAATGGTTTGTCTCTAATTCTTTGCGGCTTGACCGGGTCGACTTTTATCAATACGACGGTAAAGATCTTAGTCTGGTTAAGCGTGTCCCCTTGGCTAAATTACCTAGCCACATGGCGTTTGATGCTGCCAGTACGACTGTGTTTATTACTCACCAGGGCAGCGATCAGGTGTCTGCTATTGATTTAATAACACAAAAAGTTAAATGGACGCTGCCGGTAGGCAAACTTCCCGCAGGTATTGCGATGACGCCGGATGATAAATATTTATTAGTCGGCATTATGGGGAGTGATTATGTCGAGGTGATTGATTGGCGTGCTCAAAAAACGATTAAACGCATTAAGACCGGAGCAGGGGCGCACAACTTCCGCGCTTTGGGTGATAAACGTAATACGTTTGTATCTAACCGCGTGTCCAATACGATTAATATCATCGATCAGATATCGCTAGAAAATGTAGCGACGATTGATGTGCCGGGTGGCCCGGATTGTATGGAGCTGAGTGCCGACGGTAAGACCTTATGGGTAACGCTGCGCTGGATTAAGAAAGTGGCTGTGATTGATGTGCCATCCAAAAAAGTTCTCAAGCTAATCCCAGTTGGCCGGTCGCCGCATGGGGTTTATTTTATGGATCATGCGCCGCGTGTTTAG
- a CDS encoding FKBP-type peptidyl-prolyl cis-trans isomerase: MTTITTVSGLQYEDTIVGEGAEAQAGNHVVVHYTGWLQNPDGSAGKKFDSSKDRNDPFSFPLGAGHVIKGWDEGVQGMKIGGTRKLTIPAALGYGPRGAGGVIPGNATLIFEVELLGV; the protein is encoded by the coding sequence ATGACCACAATCACTACCGTATCCGGCCTGCAATATGAAGACACTATCGTCGGCGAAGGCGCAGAAGCGCAAGCTGGCAATCATGTCGTCGTGCATTACACCGGCTGGCTGCAAAATCCAGATGGCAGTGCTGGCAAAAAATTTGATTCAAGCAAAGACCGCAATGATCCGTTCTCATTCCCATTAGGTGCTGGTCATGTGATCAAAGGCTGGGACGAAGGCGTACAAGGCATGAAAATCGGCGGCACCCGTAAATTGACGATTCCAGCTGCATTGGGATACGGTCCACGCGGCGCAGGCGGCGTCATTCCAGGCAATGCAACCTTGATTTTTGAAGTGGAATTGTTGGGCGTTTAA
- a CDS encoding M30 family zinc metallopeptidase: MKTHLSKIALAFIVIVGLSACGGGGGDSTPSTAVTPAAPVNTITVQIAPPSQAVLYTGRSFTLSATATSTLNLPLTYSWTVGNGSAAVTGSSINVKTTASGTYAVKVVATDSSGQSGQASASVQVVDAVLSTPAISVTGLKGFRVNQILNYVGSSSDPSGGTITYAWDFGDNVKDSGANTTHAYGSSGSYVVTLTATNDLGTTAKSTYVVNIDLPSAPVLTPTALTTTVNKVENFSASSVDPNGLALTYLWNFGDGITANTAATTHAYTAAGNYTATVTVTNSNNKSVTVKIIVGVLPLSSSNVLAPACAGANCGATSATTYSGGAGVVGVWSYNNTTNSPQNVNIAIFGVTSANSATLVFSNASASDAFTAPILSSAAASVQSKVVSNLNVLSLDQHLGEHNAHTEQLTKNQAVVKALLSRNSATKASANAASSSSGIAVPTMPNATPVVNDTRTWNDNFPTQPVAYNNVTVKQICSLASGRKAVFWVDPLAISSGNVSDSDVLALSATYCAKDGAGGVGTAGFDKLVSLLGDAYGPSAAKYSTQLINDNSGLQDINVVILNVPSDTKWGGYFYALNNELKKYEPKSNEALAFFVNAISIKNDLNYIKSTLLHESTHMINFYQRAIVRGVDHDTWLEETSAMMSEDIFANISLGGTDKMTAVRIPGYLKSGGGVNYIKWTDLATSSYAMGGSFGAFINRRYGVVLAKQLVTNCNDNINGTSSPTSYTCLDTLIKSLGGNGIADEFVKFGASIFGGMPGAGLPTGFGFPSASYVDNGTTYSFGAIDIGSLAKTFQPAVATSLSAGFTATTQTYLKDSITSGTYTKNSVVVPSGTSVTLVIH; encoded by the coding sequence ATGAAAACTCATTTATCAAAAATAGCTTTGGCATTTATTGTCATCGTCGGTCTATCTGCTTGCGGCGGTGGCGGTGGAGATTCCACACCATCGACAGCCGTCACGCCTGCGGCCCCGGTCAATACGATTACGGTGCAAATTGCGCCACCTAGCCAAGCAGTTTTATATACCGGCAGAAGCTTTACGCTGAGCGCAACGGCGACTTCTACGTTAAACCTGCCGCTTACCTATAGCTGGACAGTTGGTAACGGATCTGCCGCTGTCACTGGTAGTAGCATCAACGTAAAAACAACCGCGTCAGGCACTTATGCCGTCAAAGTTGTGGCAACTGACAGTTCGGGCCAAAGTGGGCAAGCAAGCGCATCTGTACAAGTTGTTGATGCCGTTTTAAGTACGCCAGCAATCTCTGTCACCGGACTGAAGGGATTCAGAGTCAATCAAATCCTTAACTATGTTGGCAGCTCCAGCGATCCAAGCGGAGGTACAATAACTTACGCATGGGATTTTGGCGACAACGTCAAAGATAGCGGTGCAAACACGACTCACGCTTACGGAAGTAGTGGTTCTTATGTCGTAACTTTAACGGCGACGAATGATCTAGGTACGACGGCAAAGAGCACTTATGTAGTGAATATTGATCTGCCATCTGCACCCGTATTAACGCCAACTGCATTGACCACCACTGTTAATAAGGTCGAAAATTTTAGTGCATCGTCAGTTGATCCAAATGGCTTAGCCCTTACTTATTTATGGAACTTTGGCGATGGCATTACAGCAAACACAGCAGCAACTACCCATGCCTATACTGCTGCTGGCAATTACACAGCAACTGTGACCGTTACTAATTCCAATAATAAGTCGGTCACTGTAAAAATCATCGTTGGTGTTTTACCCTTAAGCTCATCTAACGTTTTAGCCCCTGCATGTGCGGGCGCCAATTGCGGTGCAACTAGTGCAACAACTTATAGCGGCGGTGCTGGTGTGGTTGGTGTCTGGAGTTACAACAACACGACAAACAGCCCGCAAAATGTAAATATTGCGATTTTTGGTGTCACATCGGCCAACAGTGCAACCTTAGTATTTTCTAATGCGAGTGCTAGCGATGCATTCACTGCGCCTATATTAAGCTCTGCAGCCGCCAGCGTACAAAGCAAAGTGGTAAGCAACTTAAATGTTTTGTCCTTAGATCAGCATTTAGGCGAACATAACGCACACACAGAACAGCTTACGAAAAATCAAGCTGTTGTCAAAGCATTGTTAAGCCGTAACTCAGCAACTAAAGCTTCAGCCAACGCCGCATCCAGCTCAAGCGGTATAGCTGTACCAACGATGCCAAATGCGACACCGGTAGTCAACGATACACGTACATGGAACGATAACTTCCCAACACAACCCGTCGCCTACAACAATGTGACAGTCAAGCAAATATGTTCCCTCGCATCGGGACGTAAAGCCGTATTCTGGGTTGATCCGCTAGCCATTAGTAGCGGGAATGTCAGTGACAGCGATGTCTTAGCCCTCAGCGCAACCTACTGCGCCAAAGATGGTGCAGGTGGCGTGGGCACTGCAGGCTTTGATAAATTAGTCTCCTTGTTAGGCGATGCTTATGGCCCCTCTGCTGCAAAATACAGTACCCAGTTAATTAATGACAATTCGGGCTTACAAGATATCAATGTCGTGATCTTGAACGTACCAAGTGACACTAAATGGGGCGGCTATTTCTACGCATTAAATAATGAGCTAAAAAAATATGAACCAAAATCGAATGAAGCTTTAGCATTTTTTGTTAATGCAATCTCGATTAAAAATGATTTGAACTACATAAAATCAACGCTCCTGCATGAATCAACCCACATGATTAATTTTTATCAAAGAGCCATCGTGCGTGGTGTTGATCATGACACTTGGTTAGAAGAAACCTCAGCCATGATGAGTGAAGATATTTTTGCTAATATCAGTTTGGGCGGTACAGACAAAATGACTGCAGTGCGTATTCCTGGGTATTTAAAATCTGGTGGTGGCGTCAATTACATAAAGTGGACAGATCTGGCTACCAGTAGCTACGCAATGGGCGGCTCTTTTGGCGCATTCATCAACCGTCGTTATGGTGTTGTGCTTGCCAAACAATTAGTCACTAATTGCAACGACAACATTAACGGGACAAGCAGTCCGACTAGCTATACCTGCCTTGATACTCTGATTAAATCGCTAGGCGGTAACGGCATCGCAGACGAGTTTGTCAAGTTTGGTGCATCCATCTTCGGCGGTATGCCAGGTGCAGGCTTGCCGACAGGTTTTGGATTCCCAAGCGCATCATATGTTGATAATGGCACGACCTATAGTTTTGGTGCTATTGACATCGGTAGTTTGGCTAAAACCTTCCAGCCCGCAGTAGCGACAAGCTTAAGTGCTGGTTTTACCGCAACCACACAAACCTATCTTAAAGACAGCATTACCTCTGGCACTTACACCAAAAACTCGGTCGTGGTTCCATCGGGTACATCTGTGACCTTGGTGATTCATTAA
- the orn gene encoding oligoribonuclease has translation MSQATDIQANSASDKPAPTPPAKPNEFNLIWLDMEMTGLDPDSDRIIEVAVVVTDMQLNVLAEGPVFAIHQSDETMDKMDAWNKGTHGRSGLIERVKASTVSEEDAEKELIAFLKQYVPAGKSPMCGNSICQDRRFMARGMPKLEAFFHYRNLDVSTLKELCKRWKPAIASGFKKHQKHTAMADIIESIEELKYYREHFIKE, from the coding sequence ATGTCACAAGCTACCGACATTCAAGCAAACAGTGCATCTGATAAGCCAGCGCCGACCCCACCGGCTAAGCCAAATGAGTTCAACCTGATCTGGTTGGATATGGAGATGACGGGCCTCGATCCTGACAGTGACCGCATCATTGAAGTGGCCGTTGTCGTCACAGATATGCAATTAAACGTGCTGGCAGAAGGTCCTGTATTTGCGATTCATCAGTCCGACGAAACGATGGATAAGATGGACGCCTGGAATAAAGGCACGCATGGTCGCTCTGGCTTGATTGAGCGTGTCAAGGCGTCGACCGTGTCGGAAGAGGATGCAGAGAAAGAATTGATCGCTTTCTTAAAGCAGTATGTTCCGGCAGGTAAATCGCCGATGTGCGGCAATTCGATTTGCCAGGATCGTCGCTTTATGGCACGCGGGATGCCGAAGCTGGAGGCATTTTTCCATTATCGCAATCTGGACGTGTCGACGCTCAAAGAATTGTGCAAACGTTGGAAGCCAGCGATTGCCAGTGGCTTTAAAAAACATCAGAAGCACACGGCAATGGCCGATATTATTGAGTCGATTGAAGAGCTGAAATACTACCGTGAGCATTTCATCAAGGAGTGA